One window of the Salmo trutta chromosome 35, fSalTru1.1, whole genome shotgun sequence genome contains the following:
- the LOC115175004 gene encoding solute carrier family 35 member F6, whose protein sequence is MAWTKYQLFLAGLMLTTGSINTLSAKWADMFSAKGCKDSPEHTFSHPFVQAVGMFLGELSCLVVFHMLLCHDRRRPEPKMNTGQSFNPLLFLPPALCDMTATSIMYVALNMTSASSFQMLRGAVIIFTGLLSVAFLGRRLVASQWTGIFVTILGLVMVGLADFISGNKDDSHKLSDVVTGDLLIIMAQVIAAVQMVLEEKFVYKHDVHPLRAVGTEGFFGFFILSLLLIPFFYIPVGSFSNNPRHVLEDALDAFCQIGHNPMIVLALLGNTVSIAFFNFAGISVTKEISATTRMVLDSLRTVVIWVVSLALGWEQFHGLQVLGFIVLLVGAALYNGLHRPLLAKIPCCANMVEEEEGNPAERARLLDEGRVQEET, encoded by the exons ATGGCTTGGACAAAGTATCAGCTATTTCTTGCGGGTCTTATGCTCACAACCGGCTCTATCAACACGCTATCGGCAAA ATGGGCTGACATGTTCTCCGCAAAGGGTTGCAAAGACTCCCCTGAACACACATTCTCCCACCCGTTTGTACAG gCCGTAGGGATGTTCCTGGGGGAGCTTAGTTGTCTGGTCGTCTTCCACATGCTGCTTTGTCACGACAGACGAAGACCAGAGCCAAAGATGAACACGGGCCAGAGCTTcaaccccctcctcttcctcccccctgcCCTCTGTGACATGACCGCTACCTCCATCATGTATGTTG ccctgaaCATGACGAGTGCCTCCAGCTTCCAGATGCTGCGTGGGGCGGTGATCATCTTCACGGGCCTGCTGTCGGTGGCCTTCCTGGGGCGCCGCCTGGTGGCCAGTCAGTGGACGGGCATCTTTGTCACTATTCTGGGCCTGGTGATGGTGGGCCTGGCCGACTTCATAAGTGGAAACAAGGACGACTCACACAAACTCAGCGATGTCGTCACTG GTGACCTTCTGATCATAATGGCCCAGGTCATTGCTGCGGTCCAGATGGTTCTGGAGGAGAAGTTTGTCTACAAGCACGACGTTCATCCTTTACGGGCAGTAGGCACTGAAG gGTTCTTTGGCTTCTTCATCCTCTCGCTGCTCCTCATCCCCTTTTTCTACATCCCGGTGGGGAGCTTTAGCAACAACCCCCGACACGTCCTCGAGGACGCGCTGGACGCCTTCTGCCAGATCGGCCACAACCCCATGATCGTCCTGGCGTTGCTCGGCAACACAGTGTCCATCGCCTTCTTCAACTTCGCCGGCATCTCCGTCACCAAGGAAATCAGCGCCACCACGCGCATGGTCCTGGACAGTCTGCGCACCGTGGTCATCTGGGTGGTCAGTCTAGCTCTGGGCTGGGAGCAGTTCCATGGTTTACAGGTTCTGGGTTTCATTGTGTTGTTGGTTGGTGCAGCGCTGTATAATGGGCTTCATCGCCCCCTGCTGGCCAAGATTCCGTGCTGCGCCAAcatggtggaggaagaggagggcaaTCCGGCAGAGAGGGCAAGACTGCTGGATGAGGGAAGGGTGCAGGAGGAGACCTAA